In a genomic window of Corynebacterium choanae:
- the priA gene encoding bifunctional 1-(5-phosphoribosyl)-5-((5-phosphoribosylamino)methylideneamino)imidazole-4-carboxamide isomerase/phosphoribosylanthranilate isomerase PriA encodes MTSAFTILPAVDVVGGQAVRLSQGEAGSETIYGTPLEAAIRWQEAGATWLHFVDLDAAFGRGSNHELMAEVVNQLDIAVELTGGIRDDASLERALATGCARVNIGTAALTNPDWTAHAIRTYGDRIAIGLDVKLIDGQWRARGNGWTTDGGDLWEVLERFDSQGVSRLVVTDVGRDGMLTGPNIALLRDVAAATDARVTVSGGIATLADVVESAQYLDEGIDSVIVGKALYEEQFTLQEALAAVSGIHNPAGHS; translated from the coding sequence ATGACGAGCGCATTTACCATCCTGCCGGCGGTCGACGTCGTCGGCGGTCAAGCCGTCCGCCTATCCCAGGGCGAAGCCGGCAGCGAAACCATCTACGGCACCCCGCTTGAGGCGGCGATCCGCTGGCAAGAAGCCGGCGCCACTTGGTTACACTTCGTCGATCTTGACGCCGCATTTGGCCGCGGCTCCAACCATGAACTCATGGCAGAAGTTGTCAACCAGCTCGACATTGCGGTGGAACTCACCGGCGGAATCCGCGACGATGCCAGCCTTGAAAGAGCATTAGCGACCGGCTGTGCACGAGTCAACATTGGCACCGCCGCCCTTACCAACCCGGATTGGACAGCCCACGCAATCCGCACCTACGGGGATCGGATCGCCATCGGTTTAGATGTAAAACTCATCGACGGACAATGGCGGGCGCGCGGCAACGGTTGGACCACCGACGGCGGCGACCTGTGGGAAGTGCTCGAACGTTTCGATTCCCAAGGGGTATCCCGGCTGGTCGTCACCGATGTGGGACGTGACGGTATGCTCACCGGACCAAATATTGCGCTCCTGCGTGATGTGGCAGCCGCAACCGATGCTCGCGTTACTGTCTCCGGGGGGATCGCCACCCTTGCCGATGTGGTTGAAAGCGCCCAATATTTGGACGAAGGAATCGACTCGGTGATTGTGGGCAAAGCGCTCTACGAAGAA